One genomic segment of Salinigranum rubrum includes these proteins:
- a CDS encoding cation:proton antiporter, which yields MAAEAGSGIVDSLIVLLTVFIIAGGVGTLVAKIGDVPYTIALLLAGLAVSVIVSVYASVGAVGQFRDIVVENLALSHDLILLVILPPLLFEGAATTDLERLRANAVPILTLAVPGLLVSVVLLGGVGLVVFPALASGAVAAQFSLLISLLFAAMILPTDPVSVLALFEEMGAPERLSVLVEGESLINDGVGVVVFSTLYVLVVDGANPDVLFDPTELSLVLGELVVVSLGGAVVGLIAGYAVYSVMVTLDEQMTEIVLTLVLAYGSFLLAEHYLHVSGVIATVVAGLFIGNRGAEYAMSPRTKISVFNTWETAAFLVNTFIFIAIGVRTPILRLISNWHLIVGAIVLVLAARAAIVYPSAFLLNRARSVDLPRNYQHVMVWGGLHASIPIALVLGLPRSGGLLTPELTQTLESMVFGVAAFSLVVQGLTMGRLLDRLGVVTRSEAEELYELLVGRRRAVQEALDAAEALYRDGEIPRGVYEDFEAEYGNEQEDLSGAIARLFERHPELRTEQLLMGERRVLQQEKSALIDAVRSGLIASDVGDRLTEEVDLKLDSVRSGESTVKEVEEGYTEFWRERAREFGLDVGDADDGDRTDTAE from the coding sequence ATGGCCGCCGAAGCGGGTTCCGGCATCGTCGACAGCCTCATCGTCCTCCTGACGGTGTTCATCATCGCCGGGGGCGTCGGGACGCTCGTCGCAAAGATCGGAGACGTCCCGTACACCATCGCGCTGCTGCTCGCGGGCCTCGCGGTCTCCGTGATCGTCAGTGTTTACGCCAGCGTCGGTGCGGTCGGCCAGTTCCGCGACATCGTCGTCGAGAACCTCGCGCTGTCGCACGACCTCATCCTCCTCGTCATCCTCCCGCCGTTGCTGTTCGAGGGGGCGGCGACGACCGACCTCGAACGGCTCAGGGCCAACGCCGTCCCGATACTGACGCTCGCCGTCCCCGGGCTGCTCGTCTCCGTCGTCCTGCTCGGCGGCGTCGGCCTCGTCGTCTTCCCCGCGCTCGCGTCCGGCGCCGTCGCCGCACAGTTCTCCCTGCTCATCTCGCTGCTGTTCGCGGCGATGATCCTCCCGACCGACCCGGTGTCGGTGCTCGCGCTGTTCGAGGAGATGGGCGCGCCCGAACGGCTCTCCGTGCTGGTCGAGGGCGAGAGCCTCATCAACGACGGGGTCGGCGTCGTCGTCTTCAGCACGCTCTACGTGCTGGTGGTCGACGGTGCGAACCCCGACGTCCTGTTCGACCCGACGGAACTGTCGCTCGTTCTCGGCGAACTGGTCGTCGTCTCGCTCGGCGGCGCGGTCGTCGGCCTGATCGCCGGGTACGCGGTCTACAGCGTGATGGTCACGCTCGACGAGCAGATGACCGAAATCGTTCTGACGCTCGTCTTGGCGTACGGGAGCTTCCTCCTCGCGGAACACTACCTGCACGTCAGCGGCGTCATCGCCACGGTGGTCGCCGGGCTCTTCATCGGCAACCGCGGTGCGGAGTACGCGATGAGTCCTCGGACCAAGATATCGGTGTTCAACACGTGGGAGACCGCGGCGTTCCTCGTCAACACGTTCATCTTCATCGCTATCGGCGTCCGGACGCCCATCCTCCGACTGATCTCGAACTGGCATCTCATCGTCGGCGCCATCGTCCTCGTACTCGCCGCACGGGCGGCCATCGTCTATCCGTCGGCCTTCCTGCTCAACCGCGCTCGGTCGGTCGACCTCCCCCGGAACTACCAGCACGTCATGGTCTGGGGCGGCCTCCACGCCTCGATTCCCATCGCGCTCGTGCTCGGACTGCCCCGGTCGGGCGGCCTGCTCACGCCCGAACTGACCCAGACCCTCGAATCGATGGTGTTCGGGGTCGCCGCGTTCTCGCTCGTCGTCCAGGGGCTGACGATGGGCCGGCTCCTCGACCGGCTCGGCGTCGTCACCCGCTCGGAGGCCGAGGAACTGTACGAACTGCTCGTCGGCCGGCGGCGCGCGGTTCAGGAGGCGCTCGACGCCGCCGAGGCGCTGTATCGAGACGGCGAGATACCCCGGGGCGTGTACGAGGACTTCGAGGCCGAGTACGGGAACGAACAGGAGGACCTCTCGGGGGCCATCGCGCGGCTGTTCGAGCGCCACCCGGAACTGCGCACCGAACAGCTCCTGATGGGCGAACGGCGGGTGCTCCAGCAGGAGAAGAGCGCGCTCATCGACGCCGTTCGCTCGGGGCTCATCGCGAGCGACGTCGGCGACCGACTCACCGAGGAAGTCGACCTGAAGCTCGACAGCGTCCGGAGCGGGGAGAGCACGGTCAAGGAAGTCGAAGAGGGCTACACCGAGTTCTGGCGCGAACGCGCCCGCGAGTTCGGACTCGACGTCGGTGACGCCGACGACGGCGACCGGACCGACACGGCGGAGTGA
- a CDS encoding transcription factor, with the protein MAFEELLNDPVIQKYLHELVGPTGMPVAAAPPDGEVTDEELSEELGLELNDVRRALFILYENDLASYRRVRDEDSGWLTYLWTFKYENIPENLEEEMYRLLDALEDREEYERTHEFYLCEVCSLRFEFGEAMDFGFECPECGSPLESMENARLVEAMNRRIEELRDELNVDVTG; encoded by the coding sequence ATGGCTTTTGAGGAGCTGCTGAACGACCCGGTCATCCAGAAGTACCTCCACGAACTGGTGGGACCGACGGGGATGCCGGTCGCCGCTGCACCGCCGGACGGGGAGGTGACGGACGAGGAACTGTCGGAGGAACTGGGGCTCGAACTCAACGACGTACGTCGTGCGCTGTTCATCCTCTACGAGAACGACCTCGCCTCGTACCGTCGGGTCCGCGACGAGGACTCGGGGTGGCTCACCTACCTCTGGACGTTCAAGTACGAGAACATCCCCGAGAACCTCGAAGAGGAGATGTACCGCCTCCTCGACGCGCTCGAAGACAGAGAGGAGTACGAGCGGACCCACGAGTTCTACCTCTGTGAGGTCTGCTCGCTCCGCTTCGAGTTCGGCGAGGCGATGGACTTCGGGTTCGAGTGCCCCGAGTGTGGCTCTCCCCTGGAGTCGATGGAGAACGCTCGCCTGGTCGAGGCGATGAACCGTCGCATCGAGGAGTTGCGGGACGAACTCAACGTGGACGTCACCGGCTGA
- a CDS encoding DUF2110 family protein, giving the protein MVVLATKCYVAGDARSRALDGMDAMLRDDLGDLDVEWTVGVRDDDFVSVTVEGDDETVARNLLRERWGEVPSDGRLVDGETYTGTLESWDEDGFVLDAGARVRIPTAELGLGRGSASQVRDRFGLVQHLPLEFVYGEPSRLSDAERDRLFEWSRGQGRVNVNSTTRGEARATVNRAGHAQDIVTVERLGLLEQSIVCAEGTDPPGLLASIGRHLPAELKCVIP; this is encoded by the coding sequence ATGGTCGTCCTCGCAACGAAGTGTTACGTCGCCGGCGACGCCCGGTCGCGTGCACTCGACGGAATGGACGCCATGCTCCGCGACGACCTCGGCGACCTCGACGTCGAGTGGACCGTCGGCGTCCGCGACGACGACTTCGTCTCGGTGACCGTCGAGGGCGACGACGAGACGGTCGCCCGCAACCTCCTCCGCGAGCGGTGGGGCGAGGTGCCCTCGGACGGCCGCCTCGTCGACGGTGAGACCTACACCGGAACCCTCGAATCGTGGGACGAGGACGGCTTCGTCCTCGACGCCGGGGCCCGTGTGCGAATCCCGACGGCGGAACTCGGCCTCGGGCGGGGGTCGGCGTCGCAGGTCCGCGACCGCTTCGGCCTCGTCCAGCACCTCCCCCTGGAGTTCGTCTACGGCGAGCCATCCAGGCTGTCGGACGCCGAGCGCGACCGCCTCTTCGAGTGGTCGCGCGGGCAGGGTCGTGTCAACGTCAACTCCACCACGAGGGGCGAGGCGCGCGCGACGGTCAATCGCGCGGGACACGCACAAGACATCGTGACGGTCGAACGGCTCGGCCTCCTCGAACAGAGCATCGTCTGTGCGGAGGGGACCGACCCGCCCGGACTCCTCGCCAGCATCGGCCGGCACCTTCCCGCGGAATTGAAGTGTGTCATCCCCTAA
- a CDS encoding DUF5803 family protein: MNRRHLLALVGLACLSLTAGCFGPGAISGDQLDQEPAEPYAWDTERDVHIAVQTDSSFRAVYNVSGESIELFRRDGFGGRNPLNVRAVRYRYPNGTVLTGSELEARGGGVDRTREVVTVAFPNGTETGQLAFTAGATPKRFSLPVFVEGSYEVVLPPNRRVDLPVFGTVSPRGSSREVIDGQTHIRWEEVTSRGITVQYYLQRDIPIFGAIAAVSMVIGFGGAYYYKRQIDRLREMREEMGLDVEVEEKDDGPPPGMR, translated from the coding sequence ATGAACCGCCGCCACCTCCTCGCACTCGTCGGCCTCGCCTGTCTCTCTCTCACCGCCGGGTGTTTCGGTCCCGGCGCCATCTCCGGTGACCAACTCGACCAGGAACCCGCGGAGCCGTACGCGTGGGACACCGAGCGCGACGTCCACATCGCCGTCCAGACCGACTCGTCGTTCCGCGCGGTCTACAACGTCTCGGGGGAGAGCATCGAACTGTTCAGACGCGACGGCTTCGGCGGCCGCAACCCCCTGAACGTCCGCGCCGTCCGCTACCGGTACCCGAACGGAACGGTCCTCACCGGCTCCGAACTGGAGGCCCGTGGCGGCGGCGTCGACCGGACGCGGGAGGTGGTGACGGTCGCCTTCCCCAACGGAACCGAGACGGGACAACTCGCCTTCACCGCCGGGGCGACCCCGAAACGGTTCAGCCTCCCGGTGTTCGTCGAGGGCTCTTACGAGGTGGTGCTCCCGCCGAACCGCCGGGTCGACCTCCCGGTCTTCGGGACCGTCTCGCCGCGCGGGTCCTCCCGGGAAGTCATCGACGGGCAGACGCACATCCGGTGGGAGGAGGTCACCTCCCGGGGCATCACCGTCCAGTACTACCTCCAGCGTGACATCCCCATCTTCGGCGCTATCGCCGCCGTCTCGATGGTCATCGGCTTCGGCGGCGCCTACTACTACAAGCGACAGATCGACCGACTCCGCGAGATGCGCGAGGAGATGGGGCTCGACGTCGAGGTCGAAGAGAAGGACGACGGGCCGCCGCCGGGGATGCGCTGA
- a CDS encoding TrmB family transcriptional regulator, whose translation MTGEADNRAREEAIEQLTELGLGLYAARTFVGLTVLSRGTAVEVSRTTDVPRTRVYDAVEELSEAGLVAIEESTPKRFTPVGGDEAADLLLERYESRVETLRAALSTVEGEHDRS comes from the coding sequence ATGACGGGCGAAGCCGATAACAGGGCGCGCGAAGAGGCCATCGAGCAGCTCACCGAACTGGGGCTCGGGCTGTACGCTGCTCGCACGTTTGTCGGGCTCACCGTCCTCTCGAGGGGCACCGCCGTCGAGGTGAGCCGAACGACCGACGTTCCGCGGACCCGGGTGTACGACGCCGTCGAGGAACTGTCCGAGGCGGGACTCGTCGCCATCGAGGAGTCGACGCCGAAGCGGTTCACGCCGGTCGGTGGCGACGAGGCGGCCGACCTGCTCCTCGAACGGTACGAGAGCCGAGTGGAGACGTTGCGCGCGGCCCTCTCGACGGTCGAGGGGGAACACGACCGGTCCTGA
- a CDS encoding competence/damage-inducible protein A, translating to MRVAVVTVGDELLAGDTVNTNATWLCERLTERGVGVERVTTVPDRVADIARVVNEYRAEYDAVVVTGGLGPTHDDVTMEGVAAAVGRSVEPHDEALEWLTTHGGYQAGDLVEGTTHLPSGAQMLPNTEGVAPGAVVESVYVLPGVPTEMKAMFESIAEEFSGELTYTAVVETPDPESSLIPVMSEVQSEFTVTVGSYPGDSVRLKLSGREEREVDAAAAWLRERVTPMDSDSEEE from the coding sequence ATGCGCGTAGCAGTCGTGACCGTCGGGGACGAACTCCTCGCCGGTGACACGGTGAACACGAACGCGACGTGGCTCTGTGAGCGCCTGACCGAGCGGGGCGTCGGGGTCGAACGCGTCACCACGGTCCCCGACCGCGTGGCCGACATCGCCCGCGTCGTCAACGAGTACCGCGCGGAGTACGACGCCGTCGTGGTCACCGGCGGCCTCGGCCCCACCCACGACGACGTGACGATGGAGGGGGTCGCCGCCGCTGTCGGGCGGTCCGTCGAGCCACACGACGAGGCGCTGGAGTGGCTCACGACCCACGGAGGCTACCAGGCGGGCGACCTCGTCGAGGGGACGACGCACCTCCCGAGCGGGGCGCAGATGCTTCCGAACACCGAAGGCGTCGCCCCGGGTGCGGTCGTCGAGTCGGTGTACGTCCTCCCGGGAGTTCCGACCGAGATGAAGGCGATGTTCGAGTCCATCGCGGAGGAGTTCTCCGGCGAGTTGACCTACACGGCCGTCGTCGAGACGCCCGACCCCGAGTCGTCGCTCATCCCGGTGATGAGCGAGGTGCAGTCGGAGTTCACGGTCACGGTCGGGTCGTACCCCGGCGACTCCGTCCGCCTGAAGCTCTCCGGTCGGGAGGAACGGGAGGTCGACGCCGCGGCCGCGTGGCTCCGCGAGCGGGTCACCCCGATGGATTCGGATTCGGAGGAGGAGTGA
- a CDS encoding ATP-NAD kinase family protein, with the protein MRIGVVVNPIAGLGGRVGLKGTDGKVEEARARGAEPRAPDRARRALDELAARAPDATLLAWGGSMGADAVRAAGFEPTVLGAPEGEETTATDTRRAVEAFLDHDVDLVLFVGGDGTAADVAEALSDLDSNATPMLGVPAGVKVYSSVFAVSPEDAAVIAATFTRVEEREVMDIDEDEYREGEVHPELRAVAWVPVAEDLQSSKQTGGGSVEALAEGVAHGVRGGVTYVLGPGSTVGAVKRALGFEGSPLGVDVWRDGEVLVRDGSEADILAALGEENVVVVSPIGGQGFVFGRGNPQLSPAVVRRCDLQIVASRAKLDDIGVLRVDTDDPDLDAALRGWTRVRVGRVEQRMMEIV; encoded by the coding sequence ATGCGCATCGGCGTCGTCGTCAACCCCATCGCGGGGTTGGGCGGACGGGTAGGGCTGAAGGGAACCGACGGGAAGGTCGAGGAGGCGCGCGCACGCGGCGCGGAACCGCGCGCCCCCGACCGTGCGCGACGGGCGCTCGACGAACTCGCCGCGCGCGCACCGGACGCGACGCTCCTCGCGTGGGGTGGGTCGATGGGTGCCGACGCGGTCCGAGCGGCGGGGTTCGAACCGACCGTCCTCGGCGCGCCCGAGGGTGAGGAGACGACGGCGACGGACACGCGGCGCGCCGTCGAGGCCTTCCTCGACCACGACGTCGACCTCGTGTTGTTCGTCGGCGGCGACGGCACCGCCGCGGACGTGGCCGAGGCGCTTTCGGACCTGGACTCGAACGCGACACCGATGCTGGGCGTTCCCGCGGGCGTCAAGGTGTACTCGTCGGTGTTCGCCGTCTCCCCCGAAGACGCCGCGGTCATCGCGGCCACGTTCACCCGTGTCGAGGAACGCGAGGTGATGGACATCGACGAGGACGAGTACAGGGAGGGGGAGGTGCATCCCGAACTCCGCGCCGTCGCGTGGGTCCCCGTCGCGGAGGACCTCCAGTCGTCGAAACAGACCGGCGGCGGTTCGGTGGAGGCGCTCGCCGAGGGCGTCGCACACGGCGTCCGGGGGGGCGTCACCTACGTTCTCGGCCCGGGAAGCACCGTCGGCGCGGTCAAGCGCGCGCTCGGCTTCGAGGGGTCCCCGCTCGGCGTGGACGTGTGGCGCGACGGCGAGGTGCTCGTCCGCGACGGGAGCGAGGCGGATATCCTCGCGGCGCTGGGCGAGGAGAACGTGGTCGTCGTCTCGCCCATCGGCGGGCAGGGGTTCGTCTTCGGCCGCGGCAATCCACAACTCTCCCCGGCCGTCGTCCGCCGCTGTGACCTCCAGATCGTCGCCTCGCGGGCGAAACTCGACGACATCGGCGTCCTCCGCGTCGACACCGACGACCCCGACCTCGATGCCGCCCTCAGGGGCTGGACGCGGGTCCGCGTCGGCCGCGTCGAACAGCGGATGATGGAAATCGTCTGA
- a CDS encoding phosphate signaling complex PhoU family protein, which translates to METRKVQRLGPSTLAMTLPAEWAKEHGVEKGDEVSLRMGGKGTLTVLPESANTEDSKAVIRADKLNANALERAIVAQYVLGRRIIHIEKSEGALDSEHINAVYKAETQLMGLGVIEETPERIAIRCSVDPEDFTLDNLLERLENTGSTMRGEAIKALAHGNPDLAQRALNRERQANKIFVLLLRLIFTAYQNPSLARAVGLEEGFPLIGYRSVAKNLELTADNAEDIANICLNAEDHTLDVDSATMRRIREFTDQVDDITATAVRAVVDRDYDLTIEVRDMFRDLKDREREILDDLPEMENQKLLQIREVLVSLQQTAQYAMRNAEIAANLALNEESEHVTLI; encoded by the coding sequence ATGGAGACGCGGAAGGTCCAGCGACTCGGTCCGTCGACGCTTGCGATGACGCTCCCGGCGGAGTGGGCGAAGGAACACGGTGTCGAGAAGGGTGACGAGGTGTCGTTGCGGATGGGCGGCAAGGGGACGCTGACGGTCCTGCCCGAATCTGCGAACACGGAGGACTCGAAGGCGGTTATTCGCGCGGACAAACTGAACGCGAACGCGCTCGAACGCGCTATCGTCGCCCAGTACGTGCTCGGACGGCGCATCATTCACATCGAGAAGTCCGAGGGGGCGCTCGACTCCGAGCACATCAACGCGGTGTACAAGGCCGAGACCCAGTTGATGGGCCTCGGCGTCATCGAGGAGACGCCCGAACGGATCGCCATCCGGTGTTCGGTCGACCCCGAGGACTTCACCCTCGACAACCTGCTCGAACGGCTGGAGAACACGGGGAGCACGATGCGCGGCGAGGCCATCAAGGCGCTCGCACACGGCAACCCGGACCTCGCCCAGCGCGCCCTGAACCGCGAGCGGCAGGCGAACAAGATCTTCGTCCTCCTCCTCCGACTCATCTTCACGGCGTATCAGAACCCGAGCCTCGCCCGTGCGGTCGGCTTGGAGGAGGGGTTCCCGCTCATCGGTTACCGCTCCGTCGCGAAGAACCTCGAACTCACCGCGGACAACGCCGAGGACATCGCGAACATCTGCTTGAACGCGGAGGACCACACCCTTGACGTCGACTCGGCGACGATGCGTCGCATCCGCGAGTTCACCGACCAGGTCGACGACATCACCGCGACGGCCGTCCGCGCCGTCGTCGACCGCGACTACGACCTCACCATCGAGGTCCGCGACATGTTCCGCGACCTCAAAGACCGCGAGCGCGAGATCCTCGACGACCTCCCCGAGATGGAGAACCAGAAGCTCCTGCAGATCCGTGAGGTGCTCGTCAGCCTCCAGCAGACCGCGCAGTACGCGATGCGAAACGCCGAAATCGCGGCGAACCTCGCGCTCAACGAGGAGTCCGAGCACGTCACGCTCATCTGA
- a CDS encoding LEA type 2 family protein — MDVRSTLFGSRVRIAAVLVLVVLVATGAAFAAGVLGTPSVTGVENRFGGVNETTTAIESNLTVSNPNPFGASLSGLTVDYAVEMNGVRMAEGTKTGVSVPRGTSTLPFTTRMANERIPAWWVSHVRNGEQTTLTVDADVHSSTAGATFGAPQVTRSIDTDLLSQFNSSRPQPVNASAPLVSDPVLYINETNATWGEVTNETTELRVAFVVYNPKSYPVGTTELGYDLSMNGVTLGEGATESGVVVPPGETRTIETTTRIRNENLDGWWVTHIERNQVSELEIDFSARLDLRATTVEVPLTALDYTKTVETDIFGTKPDAGASGGAESAGDGEGERTERETASTGVAPTSTPAPAPTSTPTTTATPSDDGGLLGGGESDGSVTPTAEPATATPSSTATHTPTPTPTPTSTDDGGLLGSYHARIR, encoded by the coding sequence ATGGACGTTCGCTCGACACTGTTCGGCTCCCGCGTCCGTATCGCGGCCGTCCTCGTCCTCGTCGTCCTCGTCGCGACCGGCGCGGCGTTCGCCGCGGGCGTCCTCGGAACCCCGTCGGTGACGGGCGTCGAGAACCGGTTCGGCGGCGTCAACGAGACGACGACCGCCATCGAATCGAATCTGACCGTCTCGAACCCGAACCCCTTCGGCGCCTCCCTCAGCGGCCTCACCGTCGACTACGCCGTCGAGATGAACGGGGTTCGGATGGCGGAGGGCACCAAAACGGGCGTCTCGGTCCCGCGAGGCACGTCGACCCTGCCCTTCACCACGCGGATGGCCAACGAGCGCATCCCCGCGTGGTGGGTGAGCCACGTCCGCAACGGCGAACAGACCACGCTGACGGTCGACGCCGACGTCCACTCCTCGACGGCCGGCGCGACGTTCGGCGCGCCGCAGGTCACCCGTTCTATCGACACCGACCTCCTGTCGCAGTTCAACTCCTCTCGCCCGCAACCGGTGAACGCCAGCGCACCGCTCGTCTCCGATCCCGTCCTCTACATCAACGAGACGAACGCGACGTGGGGTGAGGTGACGAACGAGACCACCGAACTCCGCGTCGCGTTCGTCGTCTACAACCCCAAGTCGTACCCCGTCGGCACCACCGAACTCGGCTACGACCTCTCGATGAACGGCGTCACGCTGGGGGAGGGTGCGACCGAGAGCGGCGTCGTCGTCCCGCCGGGCGAGACGCGCACCATCGAGACGACCACGCGGATTCGAAACGAGAACCTCGACGGATGGTGGGTGACGCACATCGAGCGGAACCAGGTCTCGGAGTTAGAAATCGACTTCTCGGCCCGCCTCGACCTCCGCGCCACGACGGTCGAGGTACCGCTGACCGCGCTCGACTACACGAAGACCGTCGAGACCGACATCTTCGGGACCAAACCCGACGCCGGAGCCTCCGGGGGAGCGGAATCGGCCGGCGACGGCGAGGGCGAACGGACCGAGAGGGAGACGGCGAGCACGGGCGTGGCACCGACGTCGACACCAGCACCAGCGCCGACATCCACGCCGACCACGACGGCGACACCGAGCGACGACGGTGGCCTGCTCGGAGGCGGCGAGAGCGACGGGAGCGTCACCCCGACCGCGGAACCCGCGACGGCGACCCCGTCCTCCACGGCGACACACACACCCACGCCTACGCCCACACCCACATCCACGGACGACGGCGGCCTCCTCGGGTCGTACCACGCACGGATTCGCTGA
- a CDS encoding DUF7525 family protein, which translates to MEASVGSDKGIGFAVMLSLLTLVGGAVMLAGPGQLAKAWGFALAMVAAMLAVVFTQLYW; encoded by the coding sequence ATGGAAGCGTCTGTCGGTTCGGACAAGGGGATCGGGTTCGCGGTGATGCTGTCGCTCCTGACGCTCGTCGGCGGCGCGGTGATGCTCGCCGGGCCGGGCCAACTGGCGAAAGCGTGGGGCTTCGCGCTGGCGATGGTCGCCGCGATGCTCGCCGTCGTCTTCACGCAGCTGTACTGGTAA
- a CDS encoding DUF7123 family protein: protein MTEYTEEEKRIVAYLRESVSCGERYFRAKNIAEAIGLSAKQVGARLPALAEKSDEVEIEKWGRARSTTWRVTPS, encoded by the coding sequence ATGACCGAATACACCGAGGAAGAGAAGCGGATCGTCGCTTACCTGCGAGAGAGCGTCTCGTGCGGGGAGCGATACTTCCGCGCGAAGAACATCGCCGAGGCGATCGGCCTCTCGGCGAAGCAGGTTGGGGCCCGCCTGCCCGCGCTCGCCGAGAAGTCCGACGAGGTCGAGATCGAAAAGTGGGGCCGCGCACGGTCGACGACCTGGCGCGTCACCCCCTCCTGA
- a CDS encoding SRPBCC family protein, with amino-acid sequence MTVRVQRTFEFDAPGERVWEFISDPGKRAEAISVVERFDVHDDGKRATWHISLPIPVINQTAEVETRDVVVEPPRYVKFVGKSSVMRVTGEHTIENVGDDQCRLRNEFVVDGRLPGVERFFKKNLDRELRNLEQALRRDLELTA; translated from the coding sequence ATGACAGTCCGTGTCCAGCGGACCTTCGAGTTCGACGCTCCGGGCGAGCGCGTCTGGGAGTTCATCTCCGACCCTGGGAAACGCGCCGAGGCGATCAGCGTCGTCGAACGGTTCGACGTCCACGACGACGGCAAGCGAGCGACCTGGCACATCTCCCTGCCCATCCCCGTGATCAATCAGACGGCCGAGGTGGAGACACGAGACGTCGTCGTCGAGCCGCCGCGGTACGTCAAGTTCGTCGGCAAGTCGTCGGTGATGCGCGTCACGGGCGAACACACCATCGAGAACGTCGGCGACGACCAGTGTCGCCTCCGCAACGAGTTCGTCGTCGACGGGCGACTCCCGGGGGTCGAACGGTTCTTCAAGAAGAACCTCGACCGCGAACTCCGCAACCTCGAACAGGCGCTCCGTCGCGACCTCGAACTCACGGCGTGA
- a CDS encoding nitrilase-related carbon-nitrogen hydrolase — MQLTLVQLEQRAGDVDGNRARAADAIERAAARGADLVALPELWNVGYFAFDSYAREAEGIEGPTLTELSALADRHDVALLAGSIVEDLAASADSGVDVPAEEGLANTTVFFDREGRRRGVYRKHHLFGYGSAETRLLTPGERLPTVEFEGFTLGFTTCYDLRFPELYRDLTEMGATLVLVPSAWPYPRVEHWQTLARARAIENLTYLATINGSATFDEGTLLGRSTVYDPWGTPLASAGDDPALVSAEVTPERVNEVRDDFPAWEDRRR; from the coding sequence ATGCAGCTCACACTCGTCCAACTCGAACAGCGCGCCGGGGACGTCGACGGGAACCGAGCGCGCGCGGCCGACGCCATCGAGCGGGCGGCCGCACGGGGTGCCGACCTCGTCGCCCTCCCGGAACTGTGGAACGTCGGGTACTTCGCCTTCGACTCGTACGCCCGCGAGGCGGAGGGCATCGAGGGGCCGACCCTCACGGAGTTGAGCGCCCTCGCCGACCGTCACGACGTCGCTTTGCTCGCGGGGAGTATCGTCGAGGACCTCGCCGCGTCGGCCGACAGCGGGGTCGACGTGCCCGCCGAGGAGGGCCTCGCGAACACCACCGTCTTCTTCGACCGCGAGGGGAGGAGACGGGGCGTCTACCGCAAACACCACCTCTTCGGCTACGGCTCCGCGGAGACGCGGCTGCTCACGCCCGGCGAACGCCTCCCCACGGTGGAGTTCGAGGGCTTCACCCTCGGTTTCACCACGTGTTACGACCTACGCTTCCCCGAACTCTACCGCGACCTCACGGAGATGGGCGCGACGCTCGTCCTCGTCCCGAGCGCGTGGCCCTACCCGCGGGTGGAACACTGGCAGACCCTCGCGCGCGCCCGGGCCATCGAGAACCTCACGTACCTGGCGACGATCAACGGCTCCGCGACGTTCGACGAGGGGACGCTCCTGGGGCGGTCGACCGTCTACGACCCGTGGGGGACGCCGCTCGCGAGCGCCGGCGACGACCCCGCGCTCGTCTCCGCGGAGGTGACGCCCGAGCGCGTCAACGAAGTCAGAGACGACTTCCCAGCCTGGGAAGACCGGCGGCGGTGA